A segment of the Aureliella helgolandensis genome:
TCCAACCCTTGGATGGATCCGTTTGAATCCAGTTCACGTTTCCATCAGGCTTCGTTGGGCCGATGTAGACGTCGTAAGATTCATCCGCGTTCTGGACAGTGGCCTTGTCGATACTGGTGACGCCCGGGTAAGGATTGTCAGTTTGCAACAGCGAACGCGTCTGGTTGTCGTAAACGGTGATATCCCAGAATTGCTCGGCCGGAACGTTTGGCGGAATGTGGATTCGATAGGTCTTGCTGCCGTCGAGTGCCTTCCCCTCGGCATCACGCATACCGATTACATACTGTGATCCCGCGCCAACAGGCGGTTTGACCATCGCCGGCGTGATGCCGGTAGCGTAGAAGTGGAAGCGGACACGCGAATTGATCAGGCTGACACCGTCGTTGAGGAACTCGTGGCTGCCACCAGCGAAGCCTAACTCCCAGCTTTTGCTGCCCGGCCAGATCGCGGTGTCCTCCGTGTCGCGGTTGCGGAAGAGGATAGTGCGTTGGGCGGCGGTGCCGACTGCGGCGGCCTCAGCGAGGATCTTCTTCATGCGGGCGTTCGGTTTGAAAGGCTTGCCCTTCTGGATGCCGATCGAGGCCAGCAATCCGAGGATCTCGGAAGTCTCGGCCGAGTTCGGCTCTTCCTGGACCGTGATGTTGACCTCGTCGAAGAAGGTCTCATCCTGGGCGTGCAGGGTGTTGAAGTCCTTCATCGCTGTGTTGACCCAGTTGACTTCCTTGGGCTCACTACCCAGCGGATAGAGAAGGAAATGCTCCTTCATGTTCTTGACCACAGGAACCGGATCGAAGTCCGTCATGAAACCGCGCATCGCCAGCCAGTGGCCGTAGGTCTTTGACTTCTTCACGAAGTAGCCGTCGGTGGGCAAATCGCCCTTGTAGCCAGGCGGCACCAACAGGAACTTTCCGCCATTGCCCTTGTCATCGCCCGCGTTACCGA
Coding sequences within it:
- a CDS encoding DUF1254 domain-containing protein produces the protein MTTRRNHHLLTLAALAFYCLTTGVQAQPPAMKYSTEIPANVVTPDRTETRLGTLEFVDGFPTEATAEKVWDHLDFSRAVESMIMTTPAASLQGFRKGIQKWGPDNETMIYWGGRLDSKGLLLTGNTTVVYTFMWIDLKDGPMVMETPPNVLGIVNDAWFHYVCDFGNAGDDKGNGGKFLLVPPGYKGDLPTDGYFVKKSKTYGHWLAMRGFMTDFDPVPVVKNMKEHFLLYPLGSEPKEVNWVNTAMKDFNTLHAQDETFFDEVNITVQEEPNSAETSEILGLLASIGIQKGKPFKPNARMKKILAEAAAVGTAAQRTILFRNRDTEDTAIWPGSKSWELGFAGGSHEFLNDGVSLINSRVRFHFYATGITPAMVKPPVGAGSQYVIGMRDAEGKALDGSKTYRIHIPPNVPAEQFWDITVYDNQTRSLLQTDNPYPGVTSIDKATVQNADESYDVYIGPTKPDGNVNWIQTDPSKGWNMLWRIYGPTQVWYDKGWRPSEIEIVK